Genomic DNA from Garra rufa chromosome 18, GarRuf1.0, whole genome shotgun sequence:
GCTCCTGCCCACTTTTATTCagttttccaatttccaattttattcgattttttttattctgctgttgaacatgataattaaaaaaataagatgAATTAATGCAGCAAACGTATATACCACTGATTAATAGCTTTGTCTGTTTTTAAAGATTAATAACTTAGTATTAAAAATCAATTCCCCTATGGACAAATTAAAATGGGAACCCAACTGTTGAAATCATCCAAAAAAGCCCACAGAGGCCATGAACCGAATAAGTTGGTGTTACTAAGTGATTAAAGAGGGAATTGGATGcgaaattcacttttacatggcgTTTGCATATAAATATCTTAGCAGTATGTGGACACAACCActgtacaatgataaaaatccattcactctttTTTCAATCTCCAAACAACTTAAATAGTCTCAATTATCGAGCCGTTTTGATTttgtgacatcatactgctcaggtcCGCCCACAACCGCTGATGGACTGTCTCGTATTAGCATATTTACACCCTcagccagtgttgccaagtccgagGGTTTCCCGCAGAatcgggctactttaacactgtggCCGTGGGTTCTTTTTCATGTCTACAGGTTTAAGcaaccccaataatgtgatatatatataattatctaGAAGAtgactacaaacaaagttaagtctgacacagataaaGGGACCGATGGCCGGTGTTTTGACGATTTGTGCTACCCTGTCAGATTTTGCTGCCTCCCATTCAAACAGATGGTAGCATAATTTCACAACGAAAAATGCTACCTATCAGATtttggaactgggagtacatcgatctagtacgagttcacagaGGTGGTAAGTCAtgggtttgactgcctttccggtgcactttcacgggtagaaggttggaaaaacacgagtaacgggttgcaTGGAACGCGGCATTATTTTGGCAGAAGTGACAAGACTGTACGTTTTGAATTATTTGTTAGAACACCGGCCACCTGGGGTttgtctttgggagaaaaagaagaaacgacacaCACATATTTTTCCTACTTTTTAGAAGTGATGGggaaatgaagcttttcgaagcaccaagCACCTCTCAACTGTAtagtaaaaaggttcattactcgaagcttttcaacacgttgtacactaatgacatcttgtggtcaaaggtggaaaagtTGCTTTTGCGTCCCTGATGTCCAAGCAtttttttggacagtttcatataATAAATCAATTTGTGCTACAAAAACCTTaagaaatattttaattacactaggtataaattaaataatctgtaaataaacttagtAAAGTATAAGCATGATTCGTGTAGgcatagatgatcaaagtaaattaagaatatttttaagctgactaatattattattaattaaaatagcttgtgaagcggggattactacaaaatgaacatgcacaaaactacacgtacatcagtggcgatttctttaagactgcaagggaagctcagcttcccctataatgtcacaaaattaatggtcaaattacgtactattgtattaacattttattgactaaaaatgcgttagaaaacgttcatctcaaagacgaattcgttcagaatcagttagatatagcaggtcggctgacttgattttcttctcatacattcccgtagcgtcacagtgcatttccccattgaagcccagcgtccattgacttcaatggggctgctttgaacggtTTTTTttagtgctttgaaactagacggtaaTTGGATAAatgctgcgattatgtcccgcccacggacgctcagcgtctctgggggtgaatgaggagtgggctggcctggacgctgagcttctgcgtgatgattggagggtctgtcgaaagattgcatctccttttgactgacagcgattttgtcctaggaatcgctgaagctattcgttcgcgctctctgcgctcagtcccatcgtggtggatttctcaagttcagtcgaaataaacactgctgcaacctatttctttatatttgcttggcgaaattgcttgattttcatcatacatttcacacaattatacaccacattccttgtttcacttttacagagtttaatattttttttagatcattcattcatatgaaactgcacacgaaaagtcactggaaaagacgcctagttggtacgacagggtcacagaccattttcttgaaaaggaacgtagggcagaatttacttttaaataaacagacaattttatgatgtagaccgaaaatgagcttcccctatttgacagaccagtagccgccactgacgtacatatttattcatattatgaTTTATCCTTAGTAAACAAGAAAACCTGCGCAAGGGGTTtgtgttatttgaatcagaatacgacGCAGTCGTATTAGAGCATCTTCCATATCTGGAATCTATGTATTCTAGAGAATatataaggtaacaataatataataagataaccttgtttgaaatgggtttggctaaaagaaaactttgttTTCGTCTACACTACTAGGTACTTAACGTAtgctatattgactgggttaaaaaaaaatgcattactaaaaagagacaaatacaattttcattgtctaaaactagactaaaatagtcatgggtaattctgactaaaataagacaaaTGCTCAGACTGGCTtgttttgactttgactttggcTAGTTTTGAGTGGCGAATggacaggttttgttgtgaaaaacaTATGTCaaaatcttgccttgcctacttttcACAGCAATTCGTTGTCACCCAGCTTGCACTCGATATTTGCATAAAGTtaaggaatgcccaacctttttgaCGCTCTCAATGCTGCTTTCAATCCCATAATGCATCACGCGAGCGTTTAAACTCAACTTCCatttgaatgaattgaaaacgcttgCTCCGCCGTGCTCGCTATGTGTCAGTCTCGAGGCACACTAACGACAGATGCTAGAGTCTGtagtctttagcctccttgttagtgcacccgcctcccatgccggagacccgggttcgagaatCTGGGTGCAGGGGTTACACCTACCTTTAGCCAGTTGAACACTCTCTGCCATTTTCTCCACACTTGAACAGATAACCATtccaggtgttttgtagttggatgtaaaggTGATCCTAAGACGAGTCTTAATTTTCTCCTGACATCAGTGACACTGAAAATGCAGTGTATCATTTTGTTTTTGATGCTATCgcaccaccaaatacacaaaaacagaagagaggggtggggtaagcagagctcattagcatttaaagagccatgcaccgaaatgggttgctgtgaacagagctgtttttgacaaggtaaaaagggtgtagCTTAACAAGACATTGAGGAATTTTACACAACCTACATATGGCAAAGTCCCCTTTAATAAAAATAAGCAAACAACATTTTGGCAATTCTAtctgaaaatgacacactttgaGACACTATGAAATATACAAAGCTGTTCTGAGCTCTGAGTTCAGTTTGACCCTTCGAACACAGCTGCTTTGTCATGGCAGTTGTCAGTTTTCCTAATTTATGATGGCAAACAAACTCTCCCAAGGGTCTTGACAAAGGGTTTGAATAAGGCATTCTGGGAATTAAGGGTGCGGTTCACTGCTGACAATTCATGGAGATGTTAGATATACTCTGATATGGCTCAGCTTTTCAAGGCTTTATGTTCAGCCTCTTTATGTTAGGTGTGATATCTGTATGAACTGAGTtttggtacacacacacacaaaaaaaaaccctGTAAAAATGGAAATTTCAATATTCTGCTTTCGTTCCATTTTACAAGAATAATGTAAATTGTCATGCAAatgataaactttttttttaaatgctttcatATTTTTGCACATGCTGTTCTCTTTGGCAGGGAGATTCAGGCGGTCCTCTCATTTGCGATGGGAATTTAGAAGGCATCGTGTCTTGGGGAATCGGCTGCGCTCTTCCATACTATCCTGGCGTCTACACAAAAGTGAGAAACTTCAACCGCTGGATTGACTGGATTATCAACACTGAATAACTGAATGTGAGAGGGCTTTTTTTCAATCAGAATTAAGAAAAGGATGTAATTTAACAATGAATCCTCCTTCTATTACTTAAATTAACTTTATTTGATCTTTTATGTTAGGTTCAAGCCTATTTTAATtcaattctatatatatattattctgtATAAGGCTTTCACATGAATGCTTGAAATTAGTTTCGAATGTTGAAGAAGACTGAATTCTGTTTAGTTTTTCTAAATGAAAACTTCAGTATGATTTAAAAAGCATCCCAGGATGCATCTCATGAAGCTGTTTTATGGAATGACCTGGAACAGATtggtttttaaaaacataaagttTACAACAAGCTCTTACTTGCCTCTTTATTGCAGTCATATCCGCATGAGTCTCTGAACTCTGGACTTTACTCATCTGTCTGGTTACTTACAATTCTGTGCATTACATCAATTAAATATTTTCTAGTGCTCATGGTAATAAATGATTAAACCACATTGAGgtagtttaaaatgttttgtttattatgtTGACAGTGCTCTGTCTAATGATTGTCAGAATGTTGCTATACACAGCTTGTCATCAATATGAATTAAGTAAAAGGGAATGTTAACATTGCAACACTAAATTACTCCATGCATAGTGTCAAAGAGTCATTGCATCACTAATTTCCTCCTTTAACagtcacacacgcacacacacacacacacacacacacacacacacacacacattaacttGAGCCATGTAGTGCCTGGCTGTCAGAACAGAGTCTCCAGTCAGCAGCATTATGAATAGCTGGAGCCCAGAAGCACTTGTTCAGAAATCCCAGGAAGCCAGAAATCTGGCATACTGTCCCTACAGCAAGTTCAGAGTTGGAGCAGCTGTCTTAACAAGCGATGGAACCGTGTTCACAGGTGAGGACGCACAAAGTTAAGTTAAGAGTTAAGTGTTGTTATATATGAATTTCAGTAGCCATTACTGATCAcctgatcctccagaaatcattctaatatgctgaatgggtgatcaagaaacattttaatgttaaaaacagctgtgctgcttaatggTTTTGTGGAAAGCGATACACTGTCCTCAGTGAAAGTTTAAGAGtacagcttttatctgaaataaaaatcgtATTGATCAAATTAGTGTtttcttgttgaataaaagtatttgtttCTTTAAAGGAACttctactgaccccaaacttttaaatgctaTAGTACATATAATAAAGTAATCATGAGACATGAGTTTATATAAAAGTTCACAGGACTGTTTTCTTAACAGGTTGTAATGTAGAGAATGCAAGCTATCCTCTTGCATTGTGTGCTGAGAGGACTGCCATCTCTAAAGCTGTGTCTGAGGGACATAGGAGTTTCAAAGCCATCGCAATTGCCAGGTATTTCAATATATGTGTTTTTTGACTGAAGTATAAGTAAGTACTGTTGAGTAATATCCCTGGTTTTAACTGTCTTTTGCACAGTGACCTTGAAGATCGCTTTATTTCTCCATGTGGAGCCTGCAGGCAGTTCATGAGAGAGGTCAGTTcttctaaaaataaaatgtaaccctggaccacaaaagcagtcacgGTATAtcacgggtatatttatagcaatagccaaaaataaattgtatgcgtcaaaatgatcaatttttcttttatgacaaaaatcattaggatattaagaaaagatcatgtttcGTGAAGATAGTTGGTcaatttcctgccgtaaatatgtctaaacttaatttttgattagtaatgtgcattgctaagaacttcatttggacaactttaaagggaattttctcaatatttactttttttttgcaccctcagttccaagattttcaagtagttgtatctcagccacatattgtcctatcctaacaaaccatacatcaatggaaagctgaaaaatgtacccttatgactggttttaataattattatgctAAGAATTATCTTTTTATTATTACCATTTATGAAGACGTCGAAATGTGGTTTGTAAAAAGAGCTAAACATGAGTCAGCAATGACAAACTGTGTTTGGAAATAAAAGAAACGCCTTTGTAAATGCTTTTTTGTTTTAAGCCACACCTAAATTTACAAAGTAATGCACAAATAATGTTTCACCTTTCATTGACACTTTCAAGTAAGAGTTATGTCATCCGTTTTGCAGTTTGGCTCACAATGGGACGTGTTTATGTCAAAATCTGATGGATCATACAAACTGATGACGGTGGAGGAGCTCCTGCCGAGTTCATTTGGCCCTGATGACCTGAAAAAAGGACAAAACCCTGTTTGCAGTTcgaaattgtaataaaaaatgaaGCCATCCACCTTATTTGTCAACAGAGGacgtaagcctatgggtgagacttccggtttattaTGCTGTAGAGAAAGagtgagaagaataacaacgtgtgAATGGTACAACTGTTTGCACtttaaaccagtgtgttcataattaagattatacattaaaataatctGTTAGGACACATTAATTTGTAATATCAAGCAGTACAATGAGCTGTTTTGGACCGCTAAAGCTGGACACGAATGAGATGCCAGacctatagacgtttttcctgaacacggaagtaagtccgactcttaactgaaagaatgctttgcatttccggtctgcattgtttctagtcaaattagggtatattccgagctaataaactaatgttaaacctattcaaatgttttcaaaaagcacatggctctatagcgccatcacttggaaatgtcgcaatgaccgtcatttgtcagtgcctcactttaatgagtgtgtagatgacacgaagctgcggacgttagctacattaaaaacagatggacgttATTTAAAtaggttcctatggaaaccggaacagaaaagcattcaatctgatgttagaattcgtaatggcggcgctcatcgtttactcaggaaaaaggtctataatatTTGCA
This window encodes:
- the cdaa gene encoding cytidine deaminase a, producing the protein MNSWSPEALVQKSQEARNLAYCPYSKFRVGAAVLTSDGTVFTGCNVENASYPLALCAERTAISKAVSEGHRSFKAIAIASDLEDRFISPCGACRQFMREFGSQWDVFMSKSDGSYKLMTVEELLPSSFGPDDLKKGQNPVCSSKL